Below is a genomic region from Brassica oleracea var. oleracea cultivar TO1000 chromosome C9, BOL, whole genome shotgun sequence.
AAATCTCTAAACCGGTCAGATCGGTGAAGAAATCGTCTAACCGACCGTCCACGTGCGGCGCTTCCTCCGCCGCAGCGGCGTCGTCTCTCCCGGTGAACGTGCCGGACTGGTCTAAGATTCTCCGGGAGGAGCATCGCGATAACCGTCGGAGAAGCATCGTGGATGACGACGGAGATTGGTTGGACGCTAGCGGCGGGAGGTTGCCGCCGCATGAGTTTCTGGCGAAGACGAGGATGGCGTCGTTCTCGGTGCACGAAGGACTTGGGAGGACATTGAAAGGAAGGGATCTGAGTAGGGTTAGAAATGCAA
It encodes:
- the LOC106315657 gene encoding uncharacterized protein LOC106315657, coding for MATGKSYYARPSYRFLGTNQSYYAANDSGFEFDESDLYSSDSPDFRRKISKPVRSVKKSSNRPSTCGASSAAAASSLPVNVPDWSKILREEHRDNRRRSIVDDDGDWLDASGGRLPPHEFLAKTRMASFSVHEGLGRTLKGRDLSRVRNAIFEKIGFQD